In Pseudobdellovibrionaceae bacterium, the following proteins share a genomic window:
- a CDS encoding TIGR02147 family protein — translation MLSIYSYSEASQFLRDAWKEKKKRNPAFSMSAWAKQLGLENSSPLSLAFKGKRSLPKKYLPQVVQTLGLSGEEGLYLEALVDLSKAKTTPQRLFYLNRLKKLAPESELSRQVVDEYKFLSEPLHTAIIEMTDLKNFRPDPKWIHQKLRLSATLDEVTEALGRLIELKLLKQDFSSGKLYKTHAFLTTENDVADLGTKKFHEAISKFAAEQVYEQSLDEREFGSYSFNLKKGQMSKAKKKIRKFLDEFFQEFEAPAGEGDDTYQFNVQLFRVTK, via the coding sequence ATGCTGAGTATTTATAGCTATTCAGAGGCCAGCCAGTTCCTGCGGGACGCCTGGAAAGAAAAGAAAAAGCGGAACCCTGCTTTTTCCATGTCCGCATGGGCGAAGCAGTTGGGTTTGGAAAATAGCTCTCCTCTGAGTTTGGCTTTTAAAGGCAAGCGCAGTCTTCCCAAAAAGTATCTTCCTCAGGTCGTGCAGACTCTCGGACTCTCTGGAGAGGAAGGTCTTTACCTGGAAGCACTCGTGGATTTATCCAAGGCAAAAACCACCCCGCAGAGGCTATTTTATCTCAATCGACTAAAAAAGCTCGCTCCTGAATCAGAGCTGTCCCGCCAGGTGGTGGATGAGTACAAGTTTTTGAGTGAACCTCTGCATACGGCCATCATTGAAATGACCGATCTCAAGAACTTCCGTCCCGACCCAAAGTGGATCCATCAAAAACTACGTCTCTCAGCCACTCTCGATGAAGTCACGGAAGCCTTGGGCCGCCTGATTGAGCTAAAGCTTCTCAAACAGGATTTTAGCTCGGGAAAGCTCTATAAAACCCATGCCTTTTTGACCACTGAGAATGACGTGGCCGATCTGGGGACAAAAAAATTCCATGAGGCGATTTCCAAATTTGCGGCTGAGCAAGTCTATGAACAGAGTTTGGACGAAAGGGAATTCGGAAGCTACAGCTTTAATTTGAAAAAGGGCCAAATGAGTAAGGCCAAAAAGAAGATTCGCAAATTTTTGGATGAGTTTTTCCAGGAGTTTGAGGCCCCAGCAGGCGAGGGTGATGACACCTATCAGTTTAACGTTCAACTCTTTCGGGTGACAAAATGA